In the Candidatus Saccharibacteria bacterium oral taxon 488 genome, one interval contains:
- a CDS encoding 50S ribosomal protein L34: MPKRTFQPHKRHRAKTHGFRARVSTKAGRAVLKRRRLKGRAKIAI; the protein is encoded by the coding sequence ATGCCAAAGCGAACATTTCAACCACACAAGCGACATCGCGCAAAGACGCACGGTTTTCGAGCTCGTGTTTCGACCAAGGCTGGTCGCGCTGTTCTGAAGCGCCGTCGCCTCAAGGGTCGCGCCAAAATCGCTATCTAA